GTTTCTATTTGTTTTGACTGAATTTGATATCGCATGAGTGGATGCAAGAGCTGAGATTTTAAATGGCTGTTTGTATAAAGttgattttatgacactgataAGTAAGCTCGGCTATATGAGTAGATGCAGCAGACTGTATCCACCGAATCATGCTACGAAGAAAAGTTAGACATATATTTGTATCTATCAGACCATACTTAAATAATGTATACAAATAACTAAACATGTTtctatttaaaattatatatccGTCGAGTTAGGATATATTTGTACGGACAACTAATCATAAGAGGTAATAGCACTACTGGGCTTATTTGCGTGAttaagagagagaagagagtgcCTTTGCGATCGGACGTCACATGAGAACTCCCTTCGTAGCTTCTTCGTACTGAATATTTCGTATCGTATAGAGTTTTCCACGAAGAAATCACCTACTAGCAAGATAGGTCATATTCTTAAATAAGGTCTCTATTGAAACGTagaattttttcttaaattctACATTTCTATAAATTTGAATTAATTCTTGTAAAATCTTATATGATTTCTATGAAATTCCTACGTTTCAAATCATGTGCGAAGCTCTTGGTGCACATACGAAGAATTATGACACAATACACCTATAAAGCTTAAGGACAGCAATTTTGAGTGATACCATGAACATTGTCATTCGGTTGTTTTGGACACCTTGTGAACTTACCGTTTTACCGGCATATTTTTCCTCAGATGCATGGTTAGGCTCGGTAAGCAAAAGAAACCAAACACAGTAATTtacaaaaatatctaaaaatatatttatctttatttttttaagattacaAAGGGGACGCCGATAATTATTGTACACTACCACGTTCCTACTTTGCCCAGCCAGAAGAGATTAAAAGGCACACAAGCAAAATCGTTTAGTTGGCAGAGCGATTGTTTCTTGTGTCTCATTAAGGTAAAATAATTTCTAGTGATAAACGATATACTTATCGATAGCAAAATATTTATGatgattttattaatttttaagttatattttttcgatATTCAGTTGAAGTTATGTGATCGTGTCTATGTGATGGTGTGATTGTGTTTCTAAAAACCGTTAGGTGCACACACTCACTTGAACCAGAAGGGCTAGAAAGTACCAGAGGCCCCAACTCGAACCCAAAGCCCCAAACCCAAGCCCGCATATCCAAAGCGACCGATCCCAGCACTCGCCTGACCACAAGCCGCACCAAACCAGCACCACACATCGACGACCTCGCCGGCGAGACAGAGAgagtgaggggagagagagcgacggatggaggcggcggcggcggcggccggcgtgcAGCTGGGCTCCTCGAAGCCTCAGATCGCGACCCAGGCGGAGATGGTGGAGGCGCGCGTGCCGCTGCCGTACCGCGACCAGTGCGCGCACCTCCTCATCCCGCTCAACAAGTGCCGCGTCTCCGAATTCTACCTCCCCTGGAAGTGCGAGCCCGAGCGCCACGCCTACGAGAAGTGCCAATACGAGCTCGTCATGGAGCGGATGCTCCAGATGCAGAAGATCCGCGAGGCGCAGGAGGCCGCCAAGGTCAAAGGCGGCGCCACCATTGGCCTCATACCCTCCACCGCCAAGCTCGCCTGAACCGGTCCCGGTCCGATCCGGTTGATTTAGGTGAGCTCTGACACCGCCACGTCGTTTCTAATTTGTTCTGGATTTAGCCCAGTTGTTGCGTTTGAGTTCGTGACATGGATGTGAACGCGACTTTTTCTTAGGTCCTTAGGGATTTGAGTCGCGCGAGTGGCGAATCATGTGCCCTTTTGTCAGGGGAAGCAACATTGAATGGCTAATTCGTCAGTTTTTTAGTGGACATTATATTAATTTGTGGACTCTTGATACTAGGCTGCTGAGTGAACAGCTAGGATTTTCAGTAGTAACAGGCGAGTAGAGCTTGCAGAGCTGATTGGGGTAAAATGTAGAAACGTGACACTGATTCATGGGAGCATGATGGGAGCTTGCTGCATATATTAATAATCTCCTCTGTGAAGCAACTGATATATGTGGGCATCTCAGGTCAGTCCTGATGTTATTTCCTTGCTGTTCAGTGCTCACTGCAGTTTAATCCTTAGGTGTGTATATCTTGAATTGTGATATTCATGAATCATGAGTACATAGCACTGCTAGAATGTACAGAGATCAGTCTAGATGGTGGGAAACTTAATGAGAATTCATAATGTCTGCCCTGCAGCCTGAATTTTTGGGGCTTCTAAACCACCTGGAATTGGGTATAATAAATATGTTGATGTCCAATGcatctttttttaattatagaTTCCAGATTACTATTGGCCGTATTGGAATGGAAGCTCACATTTTGGCTCATCGCTCCTTCAATCGTTGGAAAGAACAGTGGTTTATTAAGGCCCAGATTTGGGTTTATAGAACCAATTTTGAGCTCTGTGCGATTAAGGCAGACAATTTACTTAGTCAGCAGATTAGTTTAGCTACATAGGCAAAACCACATAATCGCAGTGAACTGATATGTTTCTACAACCTAGATTACAAGCATCAAATTTAACCGAAATGGCAAAATCTGTATTGTAAATACGTCATTTGAGCTTACGTATGCCAATAGGCAGAAGATTGTCTAGGTTAATACTAGAGATCGCTGCAGACAATGTTGAACTCGAAGGAACTATCCCAGCTTCCATTTTATAACATATTGAGGTGTCATATCCATTAAATGAATTGGAGTTACCTTTTCCTAACCACAGCGATGAATTACTGTAGCGCTACATAGTACCTTGGCAGCCCTTTCATTGTTAGACATTAAGCTTGACAGCGCCAATGGTTAGGATCTAGGGCCAGCAGCTGCAACCCCTTTGAGTTTGAGTCTTTAACGGGTCTTATTAGCTCTACTGAGTGTTCTTGGTTTCTTTGAAGTTTTCGAAAataccttttttcttttctttggccTTGCTCATTACCTGATTTAACTGCTTGTATTTTTTGGCCTTTGATCTTAAATATCGTGCGAAAATCCCATGTTCTTTCAGTTTAATCAGGTTAAAAGGAATAGAGCATCTGGCTGCATGAAAAGTACCTCAAGTTTTGCTGGTTCTTTTGAGTTCATACCATAGCAGTAAAATGCGATCTCGTGCTTGAAACTGCCACGGGCGAGCAGTATGTTGGAGGGAGAGGGGTGGCGAAGGGCGTAGTCGTGGAAGGTAACCGGCCTCGGACCTAGACCTCATGGGCGCGGCAGTGGCACCGTGATCGGCGACCGTGCCCACGAGGCAGATTGAGATGAAGAACAAACCAACTGGACTAATCTTTTTGCTTGCCTTTATTGAATGACGCTGGTTCCCTTATATAGGGAGGATTCTTGCTAACTAACTCACCTTGAAGCTAACAACCTGATAACAATGCTAACAAATCTGAAGCTAACAACCAAATCTTGATACTAACTAATATGGCAAGCTTTTTGGATGATCTTCACGCCTCCTACTAGGTCCTTCTGGGCTTGATGCGCCGGCTGTAGTGAATGCCCCACATGACATCTCTCCCCCTTCGACGAGCAGCTCGTCCTCGTGCGGGAATGTCGGTTAATGCGTACAACGAGATGCTTGGTTCCTCCTCCTGTTCCGCGATCGCCAATGAGGCGATCGGCATGTCGTCGGCGTCATCGAAGCCGATGATCTTGATGATGAATAGCCGCTTGCATCGGTGTCCGAAGGCGTACTTCTCGTCGCAGTTATAGCATAGGCCCTGCTCCCTCTGTGCTGCCATCTCTGCAGGAGTGAGCCGCTTTCGCGGCATTCCCTGTGCGAGGCGGTGGACTTGCTGTTGCCCGCGAGAGCAGATGACGCTGAAGCCGACGCGAAAGTGCCCGCGGCGCCGGCCATCGTTGCCGTATTGGTGCTTGGGGGATGAGGGTGTGTGCGAAGAAGGACGCGACCCACCTCGCATAGCTGGGGCATCTGGAGCCGGCAAGAGCTGGGTTGCTCGTACGTGCGAACCAACATGATTACATCGTCCAGAGTCGCCGACTGGTGCAGCGCCACATCCTTTTTGAGAGGATTGACGAGGCCGGTGACGAAGAGCTGGACTTGTTGTCGCTCGGTCAGCTCCGCGTCATGACAGGCAAGGGTGAGGAATTGGTCGCAATAGTCGTTCATGGAGCTGGTCCGTTGGAGTTCCGCGATCTCCCCTAGTGGGCTGTCCATCATCGGCGGGTCGAATTGTGTGGACGAGTGTGACGAAGCGCTGCCAGGAAGGAGTCCCGGAGTTGGGTTTGAGCCTATAATACCATAGCTGAGCCGCGCCCGTCATATGCAGAGACGCGTACCATACCTTGCGATCCTCAGGTGTATGCTAACCACGGAAGAACTGGTCGCAGCGATTAAGCCACGGTAGGGGATTTTCTTTTCTGTTGAACGTGTGGAAGTTGAGCTTGTGGTAGCGCAGGTGTCGCTGTTGTCAGGATTGGTCAGGAAGAACGCGTGCCGCCAAATGATGGTTGGGCCGAGGATTTGCATAGGGTGTCGGCTTCCTCGTCGTGCGAGTCCCTGGCATCGTTCTGCGGCGTGTGGCTATTCTCCAGGAGGGCGACGGCCAGGTTTAGCGTCTGGGCTTGTTCGGCGCCATCGGACACCGAGGCCTGGAGATTGGTGACCTTTTCCGGTAGATCCTTGAGGGTTTGCGTCAACAGCACGAGTGGTTCTAGGGTGGCGAACTGGTTTGACAGCTTGGCCATGCGAGGTGCGAGGTCGCTGACGGCTTTGGTGAGAGCTTCCATGGAATCGGAATCAAAGCTATCTGAGACCAAGTTGTCACGGGCAAGCGTTATGTTGGAGGGAGAGGGGTGGCGAAGGGCGTAGTTGTTGAAGGTAACCGGCTTCGGACCTGGTCCTCATCGGCGCAGCGGTGGCGTTGTGATCAGCGACCGCGCCAACGAGGCAGATTGAGACGAAGAACAAACCAACTGGACTAATCTTTTTGCTTGTCTTTATTGAATGGCGCTGGTTCCCTTATATAGGGAGGATTCTTGCTAACTAACTCACAATTGAATCTTGAAGCTAACAACCAAATCTTGATACTAACTAATGCGGTAAGTTTTTTGGATGATCTTCACGCCTCCTGCTGGGTCCTTGTGGGCTTGATGCGCCTGCTGTAGTGAATGCCCCACATGACAGAAACTGAGCAAACTGCATAATACTGAATTTTACTGTGAATCCTGCTATCCAATATATCACATCCACCTATCGATATGAACAATGTAAATTCTTTTGTTGGATTTTACATGTTTCCCTTGTTTTGAGTTTTTTCAATCAAGTAGAAGGGGGTAGCCCTGTTACTCTGTTAGGCATGACTTGACTACTGGCAATTATTCCTCTAGTAGTAAATTGGGGAACCCTTGGGTGGCAGTGAAATGGTGACCTAGCAGTGCAGATTGAGAAATTCTCCCCCTTCACTCTAAATTTGCCAGCATCATGTCCAGTTCGCAGGTATTTCCACTAAAAAGGCTAACAAGAAAAAGGTAGTTACCACACGGCCACTGGTTGAGCTTGTTACAAGTATAGTGCAGTCTGCAAAATGAATAAATGCTTGTAAATTTTTATTTCCATCtgggacacataattaattattagttCTATTTCTTTAGCTTTCCTTGCGTTGCTTGTGCTTGTATTTAAGTTCATTCGGCGCAACCTTAGTAACTACTAACTAGTCTGATTAACATAAGCAGTTGTTACAAAATTTGGGGCATAAGGACTGCAAGTATGTGAACTATAGTTACTGTTAGTCTACAGTTTTACTTCCGTGTGCATCTATTGCGTGATACTGAAATATTGAAACACACTGGATGTGATATTTAAGGAATCTTTTGGATCTGATCTGGACCATATGGCCACAAACTTTCCGCTGTAAACCATGTCTCCTTAACTTTTCTGCAGTCTTGTCTGATAATTCTGTTTGCAGCCTGTGACAACTGACAGCGTGAAACAAACGACATAATAATACTGCAAGCAGTACAACTAGTCCCTTCTGGCCTGTCAAGGTTCATTTGTTGTGTTAATATTAGTTTTGAAGGACTCCTGGCACTTTTGTCTATGGAGTTCATCTTTAGAGGTATGCCTTATGATCCCGTGACATGAATCTTTTGGTAGCTACCATATTTTTCAAAGCTGCCACTGTATGATGAAACCATCACGCACCTTTAGGTTGTTCATACATCATAATCTGTGAAAAATACGATGTTGCGGTGTTCATATCTCTTAGCTGGAGCTCAATCCCTTTTCTTTGAGCTACAATTCTGAGTAGGCatgaaattttattttattttggaaaatgaAACCAAGTCTTCATGGCTTTGATGATATGTACCCTTTGGTTGGTTTGTCTCCCATGTGAATGCATCACTATGACCTTTGACGGCTTGCCCATAGGGCCATGTCAGATGATTAAGTTTGGGGACAACAATTTCTCCCTATCAGCCTATTAGGTGCCTTAGATGGTTTTATTCTATGCATTATTTGTTTTGGCCTCAAGTGGTGGCAGAAATTAACGCTGTTTTACTATGTTTCCTGTGGGGCAATTTTGTTCTGTCGTATTTGTTTTCCTGATGGCAGTGCCTGCCTGGAAGCTCAAGTTAATTTTACTTTGTTCAGTCCTATTGACCAATTGGATTCGTTTTGGATGCACAGGTATGGTTATCACAGCATGCAAGAGCGTTGTGCAAGGATCCTGAATGTTTGTTCACAAACATCTGTATGAATTTGGCATAAAGTTAACTGTTGTCTTCTTCCCCTCCCACTTTTCTCCTTGTTGGGCATCTTCAAATTTCAATTTGATGGAATAAGGAAATTGCTGTCTCATACTTGATGATTGAAATGACCCCATGTAGTTTTGAATGCAATTCGTGGACCCTACTTTGTGCAGTAGTTCATGTTACTACAACAAAACCGTTTTGTTTGGACTGTGGTTGTGCAGCATTTTGTGTGGCATGCCATCATCGTGTCATAATGTTATGTTCTTGCgtacatatatttattattcCAGCTGTATCCATACTTCAAGCACAGCTCTGGACCTCAAGTTGCCTTGTTACATATGGTGGTGTTCTACCGATATGATCATTTGGGTTTACACCAAATTTCGGCCATGTTTGTACCAGCTGATGCTACCAATTTTGCATGGCCAGCCCCTGCTATATGGGCCAAATCTGTGCCGCAGTCACAGTCCATACGGACACGGTATCCGTTTTGGGGGCATGCTTGATCTATGGCTCTGAAGAAGGCCGAGCATGACGGCATCTTTGACTTCTGGCTCTCAAGTAACCCAACAGTTGGTGCTCGCAAAAAAAGAAATTGGTCCGACTTCTCCACACTCCATTGATGCTTTTGGAGCTCACTGAAGAGTCCACAACAAGTCCAGTCACAATTTATGCCGACCAGACTGGCTCCTCAAATGGTCTATCAACGGTTGGGTACCGCGAATCTGGTGATCCATCATTGGATCCTTTGGTTCCGCGTCAACTGTTCATCTCAACTGTGTTTGTGCCCCGACCCCGAGGTCAGCTACCTTTTCTCCGATGACTCCGCTCGTTCCGTCCGCTGGTGATTGGTGAACAGTGATCAAGCAGTGGACGACGGCACGCTAGATATTCATGGTTATCGGTCGATTCGCTGCCGTTAGCATTCAGAAATCGACTAGTTTTTAGTTAAGttcaaatcaaaatttaaaaaattaaaaatttgacgaaatttaaatattttttatcgaatttcaCTGAATTACTATAAAAACCGCGAATATCAGAAAAAACGTTGGGGCTCGGTATTCGGTCTTGAATCGAATTCTGAAACCTTGTTCACGCGATGCGCTGCCACTGGCGCGGAGGCAAGGGAGGAGGTACGTACGAAGCCAAAGATTTCGGCCGGGGTCCGTGCGCCTGCAGCGAGCCGAGCGCATGTGcacggcatgcatgcatgcatgcatgcacggggCTCCTTTCCCTTGTTCCGGGCTGCTAGTTACTAGCGAGAGACAGAGGCATGTAGCGATACATGTGCGACGACATCGATAGCCATGCAGTGGCGTGGCCCGGTTAGGGAAGCGCAGGCAGCAGAGGCATGCAGCGCTGCCACGGGCAGGGCAGGGGAAGGGAATGATGGTGCCACGGAAGAGAGAACATGCATACGACGCACCAGCTGGACTCAGGCCCTTATATTCCATTCCATGGCCTCGGAGGCTAGCGATGGAGATAGCTATTCCTATTCGGCAGCACAGCGACGGGCAGAGTCGCTTGCCTGGCCGGTCCACCGTGCGCAAGCGAGCGACGAAAGGTAGGGGGAGACAGAATCATGGTCGTGGGGGCAGGGCAGGAAGAAACAGATTGGGGTGCGTAATATagggaaaaatataaaaaccctcaaaaaatcacttggattttgactttcctcctaaaagttattttgttacaaaaaaaccctaaaggtttgattttgttgcaaaaacaccctaaaaaattcaaaaaaaaattaaaaaaatcacaaaaaattctaaaaaaactagagacaattctaagacattttgtgaaattttttttcaaaaataatatcctttgcatcatatttaatggagaggaagtttgaaaaaaaagaaaaatgtgcaactcattcattaattcgagttaaacacatagttaattatttactaatccaaaaattatggaaccaatttttttagtcttcttacatgatcctctatcttctaaaaatacatgaaatcttgaaatagttattgtaacgtgcaggattgagtaaatgtgttgcaaatagattaattcataattaatccataacacccccaaaattagttaaaccatttttattagtttgcttaaataattatttgtgtagaaaaaataatggtagatatgacagttaaaataacatgagtaataaatgagctgcatatttctcttttttttcaaatttcctctctataaaatatgatgcaaagtatattatttttgaaaacaaatttcaaagaaggtcttagaattatctctagtttttttagatttttttgtgatttttttatttttgaagttttttttcaacaaagtcaattttttagaggttttttttgcaagaaaacAATTTTGGGGGGAAAGTAAAAATCCAGAGGTAGCTAGCGTAGTCTCtgctaccccccccccccccccagtgcAATGATGCTCCCTCACTCCTGTCCTACTCCGTCACGTTGCTGCCGCTGTGCGTCGTCTCgtttcttctcattcttgcgtGTCCTCTGCTTTCCTAAGGGTGATTCAGGGGGCGCTCGCTCGCCTTCGTCAACTAAAAGAATGCTCCTTTTGCAGGGTAATCCATGCGCTTTGATCTAACTTGACTTTGACCGTTGATTCGTAACCACCGCAATGGATGGCATAGCTCAGTGATCAACGTTCATGATTGGGGTAGAAAGAAACGGAAAGCGCATTTCCACTTTCAACGGATGCTATcatttctctttccttttatcCTCATGGAACTCATGGGTTCCACCTGCCTCATTACTTCAGCCAGCGAGAATCCAggggagagaggaaggagagaaaggagggagaaaaggaagagaggaagaagaagaggggaggggcttgaggagagaggaggagatgagCCCCTCCCTGGCACTCTATCCTGCTTGCGCCACTGGCTTCAGCCTAAGGGCCTAGTAATTATCCAAACGAAACCAGAAGCTGATTCTTATGTACACTAACACACGCGTACGTACCATACGTGTCCAGTGATTTTTGTGATGATAGTAGTACTTGCCACGCGCAGTGCTGCTGCACTGCAGCGCCCGTTAATAGGCATGCATGCAGGCCGATCGAGTTCGTCCAGTTCAGTCCCTGTCCAGCAGCAGCacgagagaggagagagagacagggagggagggaggctcATTGATCTATTGTGTTGCTTCCAAACGCGCATACACACGCACACAGGAGAGGACTGGGAAGTGGGGGAACAGGACTACAGAAGGCATGCAGCTGAAGTGCCCAGCAGTGGCATGGCACCACCATCATTGCATGCAAGGCAAAAACAGGCGGGTCATACGGTCATCATGCCCTTCCAACCCGGCGCCCCTGATTCTTTATGCCACCGATATCTTGTCAACTCCCCCTTTTGGCAGTGTTGATGCTGTAATTCCTCCTGTCATGAATTCTTGactgtttgcatgcatgcaacctAGCTCGGCTAACTAAGAGTAGCTCCAATGTTTAGAGCTAGCTGCCAGTTCTAATTATTGGAGTTGTCctaattatatatatgtgcGCTGAGATTGGTTATAATTTCAATTTTAAGCCCTACATGTCCAGATACATGCCCGAAGTGTGAGTTTGCAACAAGAGGAGATATACATGTGAGGTGTTAAATGCAACTGTTGAACAAATTGTAGCGATGTTTTTGCAACTGAGAGTTTGAGACTGACTTTTGGGGTAATATGCAATTTCTCCTTCTTTTTTACGGCGATGCATAGTTGCATACTTATTTAAATTAAGGATACATATTCATCAAATATGCGTACAGAGGAGGATGACAAGCATAAAATTTTATACATGTTTGAGTCTCTCTATGTTCTGTGTTGCCTTGATTAATCTTAGGATAAATTACTTACAATAGAGGTGTATCTAGATCTACTTATATGAAGATCGACAAGTTCTCCCATGTTCTAAATCCCGAAGCTCTTGTCAAATGAATCTGATCGTGGCTTGAATCTACTGTGGATCTCAATAGATTATTTCTGGCTATATCCGATCTTGTATTGTTTATATTTGGCTCTATATCGCTTGTTTATTTGGCTTCGTCCCACCTATTTGACCTCATCTTGCCGTACCTTCTTCCCTCAATATATAGTCGAGCCAGGGAGGTATACCATACTCGGAGTTCGAGCGTAGTATTTGTGGATTGTGTTATCTAGTAGATTCTATCTTGACACATGATAGTTTTCGTATGTAACACgataaaatatctaaaatatttgCATATGTCATATTTACATCGTGGCGGTTATTAAATCTACCATACAAAGTAACGGATATATGTATAATAGTACTCTACCATCAAAATATATTGTATTTCTAGTAAATTCTTAATTATTAAATATTAAATCCTCATCATAAGTATATGTACCTTGTTTGTGGTGTGTATAATACTACATGTGCAGAGGATCTTGGACAGAAGAGAGAGTTCAACTTCATCGATGGGGCTGCCACTGCTGGAGGTGTTGCAAATGGGGCTGGTGTTTGGCCATGGCTGAGCACAGAAAAGACATCTTGCCTGTCGGATCAACCACCGGCTGTTTATGCATGTCGTACGTGCATATGGGGGACCTTAGTTTCAAGGATTTGAAAGGTTTACATGCCTGCTGCCTCCATGCATGGCCTCTCTTTAATCTGAGACTAGCTAGTTCTTCTCTCTGTTCTACTCCGATCATGCCAAGATGTGATCAGATCAGAAAATAAATTCCCTCTGAAACTTTTGGACTTGATCGATCGGATCTTTCTCATTGGATCCGCATGCGTAACGATCGATCTGCCATTCTGATCTGTGGTTAATATGCTCGCTTTTGAGGGATCCGGTCAGAGTTACCTGaatgaaatatatattaat
The nucleotide sequence above comes from Phragmites australis chromosome 4, lpPhrAust1.1, whole genome shotgun sequence. Encoded proteins:
- the LOC133916995 gene encoding NADH dehydrogenase [ubiquinone] 1 beta subcomplex subunit 7-like yields the protein MEAAAAAAGVQLGSSKPQIATQAEMVEARVPLPYRDQCAHLLIPLNKCRVSEFYLPWKCEPERHAYEKCQYELVMERMLQMQKIREAQEAAKVKGGATIGLIPSTAKLA